A region from the Vicia villosa cultivar HV-30 ecotype Madison, WI linkage group LG3, Vvil1.0, whole genome shotgun sequence genome encodes:
- the LOC131661250 gene encoding serine/arginine-rich splicing factor SR34A-like isoform X2 — MSSRFSRTIYVGNLPSDVRESEIDDLFYKYGRIMEIELKVPPRPPCYCFVEFDNARDAEDAIRGRDGYNFDGCRLRVELAHGGRGPSSSDRRGYGGSGGGGGGGGGGGGGGGAGGGRFGVSRHSEFRVIVRGLPSSASWQDLKDHMRKAGDVCFAEVSRDSEGTFGLVDYTNYDDMKYAIRKLDDTEFKNPWARSYIRVKKYESSRSRSRSRSPSRSRSPKRARRSLGRSVSRSRSISRSRSASPIKASRPKSRSRSPSRSASPRSPRQVLSGSG, encoded by the exons ATGAGTAGTCGCTTTTCTCGCACAATCTATGTTGGCAACCTGCCCTCTGATGTAAGGGAATCAGAAATTGATGATCTGTTCTACAAG TATGGCCGCATAATGGAAATTGAATTGAAAGTTCCTCCTCGCCCTCCATGTTATTGTTTTGTTGAG TTTGATAATGCTCGAGATGCAGAAGATGCAATTCGGGGTAGGGATGGTTACAACTTTGATGGCTGTCGATTAAGG GTGGAGCTTGCCCATGGAGGTAGAGGGCCATCATCAAGTGATCGACGGGGGTATGGTGGCAGTGGCGGCGGCGGTGGAGGCGGTGGCGGAGGAGGTGGTGGCGGTGGTGCTGGTGGGGGAAGATTTGGTGTCTCTCGCCATTCTGAATTTCGAG TAATTGTTCGTGGACTCCCATCTTCTGCATCCTGGCAAGATTTGAAG GATCATATGCGAAAAGCTGGTGATGTTTGTTTTGCTGAAGTTTCCCGTGATAGTGAAG GGACTTTTGGCCTTGTTGATTACACTAATTATGATGACATGAAATATGCT ATTCGAAAACTGGATGACACTGAGTTCAAAAATCCTTGGGCAAGATCATATATTCGG GTGAAGAAGTATGAGAGCAGTCGTTCAAGGAGCCGCAGCAGAAGCCCCAGCCGGAGCAGAAGTCCAAAAAGGGCTAGAAG ATCTTTGGGGCGATCTGTGTCCAGGTCACGATCTATTTCTAGATCCAGATCAGCATCACCAATCAAGGCTTCAAG GCCAAAATCACGATCACGCTCACCCTCACGTTCAGCATCTCCACGATCACCACGCCag GTTCTGTCAGGGAGTGGTTGA
- the LOC131661250 gene encoding serine/arginine-rich splicing factor SR34A-like isoform X1: MSSRFSRTIYVGNLPSDVRESEIDDLFYKYGRIMEIELKVPPRPPCYCFVEFDNARDAEDAIRGRDGYNFDGCRLRVELAHGGRGPSSSDRRGYGGSGGGGGGGGGGGGGGGAGGGRFGVSRHSEFRVIVRGLPSSASWQDLKDHMRKAGDVCFAEVSRDSEGTFGLVDYTNYDDMKYAIRKLDDTEFKNPWARSYIRVKKYESSRSRSRSRSPSRSRSPKRARSRSLGRSVSRSRSISRSRSASPIKASRPKSRSRSPSRSASPRSPRQVLSGSG, encoded by the exons ATGAGTAGTCGCTTTTCTCGCACAATCTATGTTGGCAACCTGCCCTCTGATGTAAGGGAATCAGAAATTGATGATCTGTTCTACAAG TATGGCCGCATAATGGAAATTGAATTGAAAGTTCCTCCTCGCCCTCCATGTTATTGTTTTGTTGAG TTTGATAATGCTCGAGATGCAGAAGATGCAATTCGGGGTAGGGATGGTTACAACTTTGATGGCTGTCGATTAAGG GTGGAGCTTGCCCATGGAGGTAGAGGGCCATCATCAAGTGATCGACGGGGGTATGGTGGCAGTGGCGGCGGCGGTGGAGGCGGTGGCGGAGGAGGTGGTGGCGGTGGTGCTGGTGGGGGAAGATTTGGTGTCTCTCGCCATTCTGAATTTCGAG TAATTGTTCGTGGACTCCCATCTTCTGCATCCTGGCAAGATTTGAAG GATCATATGCGAAAAGCTGGTGATGTTTGTTTTGCTGAAGTTTCCCGTGATAGTGAAG GGACTTTTGGCCTTGTTGATTACACTAATTATGATGACATGAAATATGCT ATTCGAAAACTGGATGACACTGAGTTCAAAAATCCTTGGGCAAGATCATATATTCGG GTGAAGAAGTATGAGAGCAGTCGTTCAAGGAGCCGCAGCAGAAGCCCCAGCCGGAGCAGAAGTCCAAAAAGGGCTAGAAG TAGATCTTTGGGGCGATCTGTGTCCAGGTCACGATCTATTTCTAGATCCAGATCAGCATCACCAATCAAGGCTTCAAG GCCAAAATCACGATCACGCTCACCCTCACGTTCAGCATCTCCACGATCACCACGCCag GTTCTGTCAGGGAGTGGTTGA